From a single Planococcus shenhongbingii genomic region:
- a CDS encoding putative glycolipid-binding domain-containing protein, producing the protein MFSKEMVWENKETFGCEYLKLFTKENAILAESTVIYLDRNSPMQIDYHMEFDDLWRTKSVNITDRTGKALQITSSGKGEWFDRHGNGLDELTGAIDVDLSATPFTNSLPINRLDWKPNQKREFEMVYVSVPALDVQKTNQSYTFIKSIGKNRVFNFQSQDFESFITFDEKGFVVDYPQLFIRRL; encoded by the coding sequence ATGTTTTCAAAAGAGATGGTCTGGGAGAATAAAGAAACGTTTGGCTGTGAGTATTTAAAGCTTTTTACTAAAGAAAATGCCATTCTTGCAGAAAGTACAGTAATTTATTTGGATAGAAATTCTCCTATGCAAATCGATTATCATATGGAATTCGACGATTTATGGAGAACGAAAAGCGTGAACATCACAGATAGAACAGGGAAGGCCTTACAGATCACTTCTTCTGGAAAAGGGGAGTGGTTCGACCGGCATGGAAATGGATTAGATGAATTAACAGGAGCGATTGATGTGGATCTATCAGCCACACCTTTTACTAACTCTCTGCCCATTAACCGGTTAGACTGGAAGCCAAATCAAAAAAGAGAATTTGAGATGGTTTATGTCTCTGTTCCGGCATTGGACGTACAGAAAACGAATCAAAGCTATACATTTATTAAAAGCATAGGGAAGAACAGGGTCTTTAATTTTCAAAGCCAGGATTTTGAATCATTCATCACATTTGATGAGAAGGGTTTTGTAGTGGATTATCCCCAGTTGTTTATCAGAAGGCTTTAA